The following coding sequences lie in one Cotesia glomerata isolate CgM1 linkage group LG5, MPM_Cglom_v2.3, whole genome shotgun sequence genomic window:
- the LOC123266312 gene encoding uncharacterized protein LOC123266312, with translation MGRRSGAWSRGSNKKSVLFYTTDCGGEDENDDIALSLQQRSASLTALHSVEPAVSSQQFLLQEPRMAQLETLEAKMASIEVSLSTTTPRRKKGGSLTGAITLSAGHKNRDYYKEVDALRVALRDKENVIQTLKSQLCNNLSNRLALRNGVIQSPLNETDRKATEERVHKLEREADNKRLAIKNLKLALERLDITDNIDTRIQQAELEYRLGREELELLSVMEEMRALQAALEFAETQEKQKNDSIFSCINEARGTKSMNLSVFAIEVSADPKSPRFGAGPRDNAPGLYVDWAVEDSGLQKEDRLLEVNGKLVVTASAADLSRLLAVTPEAAHIVVLRKTNDSLAALRALRSENLRLNHRISYLEEQVRDLLSSPVRKVSPVVDSTAHRPDVQVFQKGPQMSLITGKKTMQSLSPSLKLNSPETREQSLPSYPTKSTRSDGNLRTRRHSTDLLSSSSPNFNKLQSDLNYKLMSSKNQRKSSDREAKLSSRVSSAAEALDYYPDNDQYHQRRKSSTSLACYQLGLTSSAIEFDSEPIYYRECGNNRGNEDTQSTCSSYLITENPGGMEEHNKRPPLTVMPIGVPKKPLRLSLHRATSLQSVESAPPTLSTAAASAARKSLKRNYHDDAGNGLLENHHKNRLEIFNADRKNYYDTDCYSQTSSASTSQLHVLKTANSRTELTGKNNQWTPPKSRRSRSHFSSLTMNKWC, from the exons ACGGCGCTGCATAGCGTGGAGCCAGCTGTTTCGTCGCAGCAATTTCTGCTACAGGAGCCTAGAATGGCGCAATTGGAGACTTTGGAGGCTAAG ATGGCGAGCATCGAAGTTTCCCTGTCCACCACAACACCCAGGAGGAAAAAGGGTGGAAGTCTTACCGGTGCAATAACCTTGTCTGCCGGTCACAAGAACAGAGATTACTATAAAGAGGTCGACGCTCTTAGGGTTGCCCTTCGGGACAAGGAAAACGTTATTCAAAC tcTCAAGAGCCAACTGTGTAATAATCTAAGTAATCGGCTAGCTTTAAGAAATGGAGTAATTCAAAGTCCGCTTAATGAAACCGATAGAAAAGCCACTGAAGAGCGAGTTCATAAGCTGGAACGAGAGGCCGATAATAAACGGCTGGCCATTAAAAATCTTAAGCTTGCTTTAGAGAGGCTAGACATTACCGA CAACATTGACACAAGGATTCAACAAGCGGAATTAGAATATCGATTAGGCCGGGAAGAATTGGAGCTACTCTCGGTGATGGAAGAAATGAGAGCACTGCAAGCGGCATTGGAGTTTGCAGAAACTCaagagaaacaaaaaaatgactCTATTTTTAG CTGCATAAACGAAGCCCGGGGAACAAAGTCAATGAATTTGTCAGTGTTTGCCATTGAAGTGAGCGCTGATCCCAAAAGCCCAAGATTTGGAGCAGGTCCACGAGACAATGCTCCTGGATTGTATGTCGATTGGGCTGTCGAGGACTCTGGTCTCCAGAAAGAAGATAG ATTATTGGAAGTTAACGGAAAGCTGGTGGTGACTGCATCAGCTGCAGATTTGTCAAGATTACTGGCAGTCACTCCCGAAGCGGCACATATAGTCGTTCTGAGAAAAACTAATGACTCATTAGCGGCATTACGAGCCCTCAGATCGGAAAATCTCCGTCTTAATCATCGCATTAGTTATCTGGAAGAGCAAGTACGTGATTTGCTATCATCCCCTGTAAGGAAAGTCTCCCCTGTTGTCGATTCAACGGCTCATCGACCAGACGTTCAA GTCTTCCAAAAAGGCCCACAGATGTCACTGATAACAGGGAAGAAAACAATGCAGAGTTTATCACCgtccttaaaattaaatagtccAGAAACTCGTGAGCAAAGTTTGCCGTCTTACCCCACAAAATCGACCCGAAGCGATGGAAATTTGCGCACGCGAAGACATTCAACAGATTTGCTATCATCTTCATCGCCGAACTTCAACAAATTGCAGTCGGATTTAAACTACAAGCTGATGTCGAGTAAAAACCAGCGTAAGAGCTCAGACCGAGAAGCAAAATTGAGCTCGCGAGTATCTTCAGCAGCGGAAGCTCTGGATTATTACCCGGATAATGATCAGTATCATCAGAGGCGGAAAAGCAGCACAAGTTTAGCTTGCTATCAATTAGGATTAACCTCCTCGGCAATTGAATTTGATTCAGAGCCAATCTACTACCGGGAGTGCGGAAACAACCGCGGTAATGAAGACACGCAATCAACTTGCTCGAGTTATTTAATTACGGAAAACCCCGGCGGTATGGAGGAGCATAATAAGAGACCTCCATTGACAGTGATGCCAATTGGAGTCCCTAAGAAACCTCTCAGACTCTCATTACACCGCGCTACAAGTCTTCAATCTGTCGAGAGTGCACCGCCCACGCTTTCGACAGCTGCAGCTTCTGCTGCTAGGAAGTCCCTTAAAAGGAACTATCACGATGACGCGGGAAATGGCCTGCTGGAAAATCATCACAAGAACAGACTCGAGATTTTTAATGCTGATAGGAAGAATTATTATGATACTGATTGTTACTCGCAAACTTCTTCCGCTTCTACTTCTCAGCTTCATGTTCTGAAAACTGCTAATTCAAGGACTGAATTAACGGGGAAGAACAATCAGTGGACTCCTCCTAAGTCCAGGAGGTCCAGGTCGCATTTTTCTTCCCTTACTATGAATAAGTGGTGTTGA
- the LOC123266313 gene encoding actin-binding protein IPP-like isoform X2: MRLKGKNDTKSFHSVYKMLSRICRAVDKGQLDGLMSDGRVQPLKAHNSQTMGFSSQTMRQQQQTDANSVFTAGQYAAKVLRNLNDQRLKNQFSDVGLVAGDSIIRAHRSVLAAGSAYFNAMFTGGLVEEQQELVEIHAISPSILALLVDFIYTGNVDITQDNVQELFAAADMFELDEVVAGCISYLQQQLHYSNALGIYRFAEAHNRIDLMETALRFIEVNFPQVSQEEEFLDLPKEYLVHFLSSEYIHVDTEFQVFQAAYNWITHDITSRRCYVFEILGHIRLRLCSLTRLESVIIDCKDASLIVALRSIQKDLVSNKGCLVPLRAQPRLCAKKNILVIGGSKREHTSDSWARDAESTYETIEKYDTFTGQWSEVAPCGIGRILPGVALLDGKVYVVGGELESCIIANGECYDPRDNVWSSIACMIEARCEFGLCELDNSLYAVGGWVGEDIGGTIETYDPISNTWSLHGELPEPRFSMGVVAYEGLIYIVGGCTHESRHRQDVMSYNPVTREWNYLAPMLTPRSQMGITILDGYIYVVGGMNKNQEVLTSVERYSFEKNKWTAVAPMNMGRSYPAVAAADGRLYVIGGDQSREINFYRTQITISTVESYDPTSNKWSECASLPTSRGEAAAIIAPF, from the exons ATGCGTTTAAAGGGGAAAAATGACACCAAGTCATTTCACAGCGTCTATAAGATGCTTTCTCGTATATGCA gAGCCGTGGACAAGGGTCAGTTGGACGGCTTAATGTCAGATGGACGCGTGCAACCCTTAAAAGCTCATAACTCTCAGACAATGGGGTTCTCATCGCAAACAATGCGCCAGCAGCAGCAGACAGACGCTAATTCGG TATTCACGGCGGGTCAGTACGCGGCGAAGGTGCTCAGAAATCTGAACGACCAGCGGCTGAAGAACCAGTTCAGCGACGTGGGCCTGGTCGCCGGAGACAGCATCATCAGGGCGCACAGATCAGTGTTGGCTGCTGGCAGCGCCTACTTCAACGCGATGTTCACCGGGGGCCTGGTGGAGGAGCAGCAGGAGCTGGTGGAGATCCACGCGATCTCTCCGAGCATTCTTGCGCTTCTCGTCGACTTTATCTACACGGGTAACGTCGATATCACCCAAGACAATGTCCAGGAGCTCTTCGCAGCTGCTGATATGTTCGAGCTGGATGAGGTCGTCGCGGGATGCATCTCTTATCTCCAGCAACAGCTACATTATTCTAATGCCCTTGGAATTTATCG ATTTGCTGAAGCTCACAATCGAATAGATCTCATGGAGACTGCCTTACGGTTCATCGAAGTCAATTTTCCTCAGGTCTCTCAGGAAGAGGAGTTTCTAGATTTACCCAAAGAATATCTTGTTCATTTTCTTAGTAGTGAATATATTCATGTTGATACTGAATTTCAG gtCTTCCAAGCAGCGTACAACTGGATAACCCATGACATAACGTCTCGTCGTTGCTACGTATTCGAAATCCTGGGGCACATAAGACTGCGACTGTGCTCATTAACGCGGTTGGAGTCGGTAATAATAGATTGCAAGGACGCGAGCTTGATAGTGGCTCTGCGGTCGATCCAGAAGGACCTGGTGTCTAACAAAGGATGCCTGGTGCCTCTGCGAGCGCAGCCTCGGCTGTGCGCGAAGAAGAACATCCTGGTGATAGGAGGCTCGAAAAGAGAGCACACATCGGACAGCTGGGCTCGCGACGCGGAGAGCACTTACGAGACGATAGAAAAATATGACACCTTCACGGGGCAGTGGAGCGAAGTCGCGCCTTGTGGAATCGGGAGGATCCTTCCTGGAGTGGCACTCTTGGACGGAAAGGTCTACGTGGTAGGAGGCGAGCTGGAGTCTTGCATAATTGCCAATGGCGAGTGCTACGACCCCAGGGACAATGTTTGGAGCTCGATTGCTTGCATGATTGAGGCCAGGTGCGAGTTTGGGCTCTGCGAGCTCGACAACAGCCTCTACGCCGTCGGTGGGTGGGTCGGCGAAGACATCGGTGGCACTATTGAGACTTATGATCCCATTAGCAATACTTGGTCTCTACACGGCGAACTTCCTGAGCCACGTTTTAGTATGGGAGTTGTCGCTTATGAAGGCTTGATTTATATTGTCGGGGGCTGCACGCACGAAAGCCGCCACCGTCAAGATGTTATGAGTTATAATCCCGTTACCAGAGAATGGAATTATCTTGCACCCATGCTAACACCTCGCTCGCAAATGGGAATTACTATTTTAGATGGGTATATATATGTCGTCGGTGGCATGAATAAGAATCAAGAGGTACTCACGTCTGTAGAACGTTACTCATTTGAAAag aataaATGGACAGCAGTAGCGCCAATGAACATGGGTCGTTCTTATCCAGCAGTAGCAGCAGCAGACGGACGGCTCTATGTAATAGGAGGTGATCAGTCACGCGAAATTAATTTCTACCGTACTCAAATAACAATCTCGACTGTCGAGAGTTACGATCCCACATCAAATAAATGGAGTGAGTGTGCATCCTTGCCAACGAGTCGCGGGGAGGCTGCTGCAATAATCGCACCTTTCTGA
- the LOC123266313 gene encoding actin-binding protein IPP-like isoform X1 — translation MRLKGKNDTKSFHSVYKMLSRICRAVDKGQLDGLMSDGRVQPLKAHNSQTMGFSSQTMRQQQQTDANSGKVYPVDSYESCVELQQANEVPGKVFTAGQYAAKVLRNLNDQRLKNQFSDVGLVAGDSIIRAHRSVLAAGSAYFNAMFTGGLVEEQQELVEIHAISPSILALLVDFIYTGNVDITQDNVQELFAAADMFELDEVVAGCISYLQQQLHYSNALGIYRFAEAHNRIDLMETALRFIEVNFPQVSQEEEFLDLPKEYLVHFLSSEYIHVDTEFQVFQAAYNWITHDITSRRCYVFEILGHIRLRLCSLTRLESVIIDCKDASLIVALRSIQKDLVSNKGCLVPLRAQPRLCAKKNILVIGGSKREHTSDSWARDAESTYETIEKYDTFTGQWSEVAPCGIGRILPGVALLDGKVYVVGGELESCIIANGECYDPRDNVWSSIACMIEARCEFGLCELDNSLYAVGGWVGEDIGGTIETYDPISNTWSLHGELPEPRFSMGVVAYEGLIYIVGGCTHESRHRQDVMSYNPVTREWNYLAPMLTPRSQMGITILDGYIYVVGGMNKNQEVLTSVERYSFEKNKWTAVAPMNMGRSYPAVAAADGRLYVIGGDQSREINFYRTQITISTVESYDPTSNKWSECASLPTSRGEAAAIIAPF, via the exons ATGCGTTTAAAGGGGAAAAATGACACCAAGTCATTTCACAGCGTCTATAAGATGCTTTCTCGTATATGCA gAGCCGTGGACAAGGGTCAGTTGGACGGCTTAATGTCAGATGGACGCGTGCAACCCTTAAAAGCTCATAACTCTCAGACAATGGGGTTCTCATCGCAAACAATGCGCCAGCAGCAGCAGACAGACGCTAATTCGGGTAAAGTATATCCAGTAGATAGTTACGAGTCATGTGTAGAGCTTCAACAAGCTAATGAAGTGCCTGGTAAAGTATTCACGGCGGGTCAGTACGCGGCGAAGGTGCTCAGAAATCTGAACGACCAGCGGCTGAAGAACCAGTTCAGCGACGTGGGCCTGGTCGCCGGAGACAGCATCATCAGGGCGCACAGATCAGTGTTGGCTGCTGGCAGCGCCTACTTCAACGCGATGTTCACCGGGGGCCTGGTGGAGGAGCAGCAGGAGCTGGTGGAGATCCACGCGATCTCTCCGAGCATTCTTGCGCTTCTCGTCGACTTTATCTACACGGGTAACGTCGATATCACCCAAGACAATGTCCAGGAGCTCTTCGCAGCTGCTGATATGTTCGAGCTGGATGAGGTCGTCGCGGGATGCATCTCTTATCTCCAGCAACAGCTACATTATTCTAATGCCCTTGGAATTTATCG ATTTGCTGAAGCTCACAATCGAATAGATCTCATGGAGACTGCCTTACGGTTCATCGAAGTCAATTTTCCTCAGGTCTCTCAGGAAGAGGAGTTTCTAGATTTACCCAAAGAATATCTTGTTCATTTTCTTAGTAGTGAATATATTCATGTTGATACTGAATTTCAG gtCTTCCAAGCAGCGTACAACTGGATAACCCATGACATAACGTCTCGTCGTTGCTACGTATTCGAAATCCTGGGGCACATAAGACTGCGACTGTGCTCATTAACGCGGTTGGAGTCGGTAATAATAGATTGCAAGGACGCGAGCTTGATAGTGGCTCTGCGGTCGATCCAGAAGGACCTGGTGTCTAACAAAGGATGCCTGGTGCCTCTGCGAGCGCAGCCTCGGCTGTGCGCGAAGAAGAACATCCTGGTGATAGGAGGCTCGAAAAGAGAGCACACATCGGACAGCTGGGCTCGCGACGCGGAGAGCACTTACGAGACGATAGAAAAATATGACACCTTCACGGGGCAGTGGAGCGAAGTCGCGCCTTGTGGAATCGGGAGGATCCTTCCTGGAGTGGCACTCTTGGACGGAAAGGTCTACGTGGTAGGAGGCGAGCTGGAGTCTTGCATAATTGCCAATGGCGAGTGCTACGACCCCAGGGACAATGTTTGGAGCTCGATTGCTTGCATGATTGAGGCCAGGTGCGAGTTTGGGCTCTGCGAGCTCGACAACAGCCTCTACGCCGTCGGTGGGTGGGTCGGCGAAGACATCGGTGGCACTATTGAGACTTATGATCCCATTAGCAATACTTGGTCTCTACACGGCGAACTTCCTGAGCCACGTTTTAGTATGGGAGTTGTCGCTTATGAAGGCTTGATTTATATTGTCGGGGGCTGCACGCACGAAAGCCGCCACCGTCAAGATGTTATGAGTTATAATCCCGTTACCAGAGAATGGAATTATCTTGCACCCATGCTAACACCTCGCTCGCAAATGGGAATTACTATTTTAGATGGGTATATATATGTCGTCGGTGGCATGAATAAGAATCAAGAGGTACTCACGTCTGTAGAACGTTACTCATTTGAAAag aataaATGGACAGCAGTAGCGCCAATGAACATGGGTCGTTCTTATCCAGCAGTAGCAGCAGCAGACGGACGGCTCTATGTAATAGGAGGTGATCAGTCACGCGAAATTAATTTCTACCGTACTCAAATAACAATCTCGACTGTCGAGAGTTACGATCCCACATCAAATAAATGGAGTGAGTGTGCATCCTTGCCAACGAGTCGCGGGGAGGCTGCTGCAATAATCGCACCTTTCTGA